One region of Chitinophaga varians genomic DNA includes:
- a CDS encoding ComEA family DNA-binding protein encodes MAAGWYRITVIWLLLCGSWEKAAARQVTELPAVMENALEKETAATDAASDDDEDWQQLEDFMRHKIQLNTADGATLQSLGILTAIQVQEFLTYRRLLGNLVSIYELQAVPGFEPEVIRQLLPYVKVGNDLMPHYSLHDYLHKGGHTAMLRYGRQLEKPRGYQSTATAPPAYQGGPDKVLLRYRYSFPRYVSWGVTMEKDAGEPWSGFPKQYGFDYYSAHLFVRNVCGLKTIALGDYTVNLGQGLLQWQAHAYGKGAAAMQVKREGDILRPHTSAGENNFFRGAAATWEQRAWQATAFVSLRRLDGTLSADDDQDAVSATALQRSGYHRTLAELSRKGAVQQWSGGGSVRYQQHRWQLGANIVSHRLNPGLQRELKPYSQFDFTGTQLTGASMDYAAYWKNVHLFGEVAASDNGRPAIVQGALASVAPMVDVAMVYRYYDKAYQSFYTSSFGDGSRTVNEQGWYTGVSMLLSNRWKVDGYADFFRFPWLKYRADAPSGGHDFSVQAVYTPNKRKRLSLRITNATHAENRKAAGNALSVLTDVTSTHLRLQGESTYGRSWQFRSRAEYSMYAADTGRKTGWLAYLEAAWHPRACPLAINARLTRFGTADYNTRIYAYERSVLYDNAVSMLYGDGWQYYLNAKWKINRRLSCWLRIHQVIYLGQQTIGTGQEMVTGDRKTFFQFQLLQSW; translated from the coding sequence ATGGCAGCGGGATGGTACAGAATAACCGTGATATGGCTGCTGTTGTGTGGTAGCTGGGAGAAGGCGGCAGCCAGACAGGTAACGGAACTGCCTGCCGTCATGGAAAATGCGCTGGAAAAAGAAACGGCCGCAACAGACGCCGCATCAGACGATGATGAGGACTGGCAGCAGCTGGAAGATTTTATGCGGCATAAAATACAGCTGAACACTGCTGATGGCGCCACGTTGCAGTCGTTAGGAATACTGACGGCCATACAGGTGCAGGAGTTCCTCACTTACCGGCGCCTTTTGGGCAACTTGGTCAGTATCTATGAACTCCAGGCAGTGCCGGGGTTTGAACCGGAGGTGATACGACAGTTGTTGCCCTATGTGAAAGTAGGCAATGACCTTATGCCGCATTACAGCCTGCATGATTATCTGCATAAAGGCGGCCATACTGCCATGTTACGGTACGGCCGTCAGCTGGAAAAGCCCCGCGGCTATCAGAGCACTGCCACCGCACCGCCAGCCTATCAGGGCGGTCCGGACAAGGTACTGCTGCGTTACCGGTATAGTTTTCCGCGTTATGTCAGTTGGGGCGTCACCATGGAGAAAGATGCAGGTGAGCCGTGGAGCGGGTTTCCGAAGCAGTATGGGTTTGACTATTACAGTGCGCATCTGTTTGTCCGTAATGTATGTGGGCTGAAGACCATCGCCCTGGGAGATTACACAGTGAACCTTGGACAGGGATTGTTGCAGTGGCAGGCGCATGCCTATGGTAAAGGAGCGGCTGCCATGCAGGTAAAGCGGGAAGGTGATATCCTGCGGCCACACACTTCCGCCGGGGAAAATAATTTCTTCCGGGGCGCGGCCGCCACCTGGGAGCAGCGGGCGTGGCAGGCCACGGCCTTCGTGTCGCTGCGGCGGCTGGACGGTACGCTGTCTGCCGATGACGATCAGGATGCGGTAAGTGCCACTGCCTTGCAGCGTAGCGGTTATCACCGTACGTTGGCGGAACTGTCACGCAAGGGAGCGGTGCAACAGTGGAGCGGCGGCGGGAGTGTCCGTTATCAGCAGCATCGCTGGCAGCTGGGCGCCAATATCGTTAGTCACCGTCTTAACCCTGGTCTACAACGGGAACTGAAACCGTACAGCCAGTTTGATTTCACCGGTACGCAGCTGACCGGCGCCAGCATGGATTATGCGGCATACTGGAAAAATGTTCATCTGTTTGGGGAGGTGGCCGCCAGCGATAACGGCAGGCCTGCCATCGTGCAGGGCGCACTGGCCAGTGTGGCGCCCATGGTGGACGTGGCCATGGTGTACCGGTATTATGATAAAGCATACCAGTCATTTTACACCAGCAGCTTCGGGGATGGCTCCCGGACCGTGAATGAACAGGGATGGTACACAGGTGTCAGCATGTTGCTCAGCAATCGCTGGAAGGTAGACGGCTATGCAGACTTCTTCCGCTTTCCCTGGCTGAAATACCGCGCGGATGCACCTTCAGGCGGGCATGATTTTTCAGTACAGGCGGTATACACGCCCAATAAACGAAAACGACTGTCACTGCGGATCACGAATGCCACCCATGCGGAAAACAGAAAAGCCGCAGGCAATGCGCTGAGCGTACTGACGGATGTAACATCAACGCATCTACGTTTGCAGGGTGAAAGCACCTATGGCCGCAGCTGGCAGTTCAGGTCAAGGGCAGAGTACAGCATGTATGCAGCGGATACCGGCAGGAAAACAGGGTGGCTGGCATACCTGGAGGCGGCATGGCATCCGCGTGCCTGCCCGCTGGCGATCAATGCAAGACTTACCCGTTTTGGAACGGCAGACTATAACACACGGATATACGCTTATGAGCGTAGCGTATTATATGATAACGCCGTCTCAATGTTATATGGAGATGGTTGGCAGTACTACCTGAACGCGAAGTGGAAAATAAACCGTCGTTTGTCCTGCTGGCTGCGAATACATCAGGTGATATACCTCGGTCAGCAAACCATCGGGACAGGACAGGAGATGGTCACCGGTGACAGAAAAACCTTTTTTCAGTTTCAACTGCTCCAGTCATGGTAA
- the trpS gene encoding tryptophan--tRNA ligase has protein sequence MATEKEIVVSGIRPTGYLHLGNYFGAIRNYIRMQEEFDCYFFVADWHSLTTHPNPKDLQANVMRVLAENIASGLDPEKVTLYAQSHVPEIAELYLLMNMLAYKGELEKVPTFKDKVRLQPENVNAGLLTYPVLMSVDILIQRAVKVPVGKDQGQHLEMARNFAQRFNNRYGELFPEPVAFNYGDNLVRILSLDGKGGKMSKSENEMSTIYLSDDDEKIRQKLKKAKTDSGSGIPGEPMPESVANLVEIMKLVSAPDTVQFYVDAFNAGTIRYGDMKTQLGEDMVKFIAPIREKAKDLQENRAYLHKIMKEGAEKARANAAQTLQQARNLIGLNYFE, from the coding sequence ATGGCTACAGAAAAAGAAATTGTGGTGAGCGGCATACGCCCCACCGGTTATTTGCATTTAGGCAATTATTTTGGCGCGATCCGTAATTATATCCGGATGCAGGAAGAGTTTGACTGCTACTTTTTTGTGGCGGACTGGCATTCGCTGACGACCCATCCGAACCCGAAAGACCTGCAAGCCAATGTGATGCGGGTGCTGGCGGAAAACATCGCTTCCGGCCTCGACCCGGAAAAAGTGACCCTGTACGCCCAAAGCCATGTACCGGAAATAGCAGAGCTGTATCTGCTGATGAATATGCTGGCTTATAAAGGTGAGCTGGAAAAAGTACCTACGTTTAAAGACAAGGTAAGATTGCAGCCCGAAAACGTGAACGCCGGCCTGTTGACCTATCCGGTGCTCATGAGCGTGGACATTCTTATTCAACGTGCCGTGAAAGTGCCGGTGGGCAAAGACCAGGGACAACACCTGGAAATGGCCCGCAACTTCGCGCAGCGTTTTAATAACCGTTATGGTGAGCTGTTCCCTGAACCGGTGGCTTTCAACTATGGTGATAACCTTGTGCGTATTCTGAGCCTCGATGGTAAAGGTGGTAAAATGAGCAAGAGTGAAAATGAAATGTCTACCATTTACCTGTCAGACGATGATGAAAAGATCCGTCAGAAATTGAAAAAGGCTAAAACCGACAGTGGCAGCGGCATACCCGGCGAACCTATGCCGGAATCCGTAGCTAACCTGGTTGAAATCATGAAACTGGTATCTGCTCCTGATACCGTTCAGTTTTATGTTGATGCTTTTAATGCCGGCACCATCCGCTATGGAGATATGAAAACACAGCTGGGAGAAGATATGGTGAAATTTATTGCACCTATCCGCGAAAAAGCGAAAGACTTGCAGGAAAATCGCGCTTATCTGCATAAGATCATGAAAGAAGGAGCTGAAAAAGCACGGGCAAATGCGGCACAAACTTTGCAACAGGCGAGAAATCTCATTGGTTTAAACTATTTTGAGTAA
- a CDS encoding riboflavin synthase: protein MFTGIIETTGEVMSTRKDGGNLIINIKSSIAGELKIDQSVSHNGVCLTVTNIQGDTYEVVAVAETLQKTNLSLLVPGAKVNLERAMVFNGRIDGHLVQGHVDGTGTCVSRQEQNGSWLYRFTYPTANAGLIVEKGSICMNGISLTVFDITEKEFSVAIIPYTFAFTNVQFMHPGHLVNLEFDILGKYVARQMAVR from the coding sequence ATGTTCACAGGAATCATTGAAACAACAGGAGAAGTTATGTCCACCCGCAAAGACGGCGGTAATCTCATTATCAATATCAAGTCGTCCATTGCCGGTGAACTCAAAATAGACCAGAGCGTTTCCCATAACGGTGTATGCCTTACCGTTACCAACATTCAGGGCGATACCTACGAAGTGGTAGCTGTCGCGGAAACGTTACAGAAAACCAATCTGTCACTGCTGGTGCCAGGCGCTAAAGTCAACCTGGAAAGGGCCATGGTCTTCAACGGCCGTATAGACGGGCACCTCGTGCAAGGCCACGTGGATGGCACCGGCACCTGCGTTTCCCGCCAGGAGCAAAACGGCAGCTGGCTGTACCGCTTCACCTATCCTACCGCCAACGCCGGCCTGATAGTGGAAAAAGGAAGCATCTGCATGAATGGCATCAGCCTTACCGTATTCGATATCACGGAGAAAGAATTTTCTGTGGCCATTATACCATATACGTTCGCATTCACCAACGTACAATTCATGCACCCCGGACACCTCGTTAACCTGGAGTTTGATATTCTGGGTAAATACGTAGCCAGACAAATGGCGGTGCGATAA
- a CDS encoding SusC/RagA family TonB-linked outer membrane protein: MKKVLLLFAMPMAIVSLTYAQERQVSGTVKGSDGSPVLMATIQIKGTTTGTTTDRQGNFHLTVKDANAVLVVRSVGFLTREVTVGDNPTLNIVLPVDTKALQEVVVTALGIRQEKKALGYAAQDVKGEELVRTAPSNPLSALSGKVAGASIVTASGTPGAPVRVQLRGATTIMGSNQPLFVIDGLPVDNTETNTSSDGGGTAGVLQSNRMVDINPDDVENITMLKGPAAAALYGSMASNGAVIITTKKGKRNPDGRSFNISYGITVNFDKVSQLPERQNKYAQGYGDLSHPGDDGGPKAYSFGPAIDTLVFDGKPYLWDKNGMLVGRSQNPGGKAAIAYDPYQFFRTGVGTQNNLAISGATPNLTYRVSASIYNQKGMIPLTDFKKNTIAFSTDYKFSDKFSMFSTMNYVNSGGRRAQQGSNLSGIMLGLLRTTPTFDNSNGASDPTDPSAYLLGDNSGDQRSYRGRGIYDNPYWTVNMNPFKDNVQRFFGTVGGVYKPFEWLSITERFGGDYSLDNRKQIYSKGSGGFPDGQYFEDQLSTLVINNDLFATFTKKSGNFDYSFLVGQNVYDYKTKYLHTQGDGLSGNDFQGITNTGSNTLSIANTQQRRVAFYGKANVAFNNYLFLELTGRYEGNSTLPVKNQFFFYPSASLGYVFTEGLKIKSDVLSYGKVRVAFSSVGRGLNPYSLQTYYARTAPIDGWTNGIVFPYNGLVGYSKSSTLGNPNLTAEKTNQFETGAELRFFDNRVTVDYTYYKGKSKGLLNQVNIAPSSGYGSAFLNAASMENHGHELTVGITPVRSKNLDWTLTFNYAQNRNKVLALAEGIDRFDFNGFTGIFVSAIVGKQYGSLYGTGYLKDAQGRLVINDQGTPGDGSYGYPIVYDPLQYLGDVNPKWSGSVGNMFNFKGIILSFLIETKQGQSMWNGTWGAMTNFGTSANTLARGTQTTFDGVKGHLDGSNNLVTKGEKNDIKADLNADYYSGVGSGFVVNEPFIQDASWVRLREVSIGYRLTGSKVFKKQKPWFNAVTLTAIGRNLWLHTKYTGVDPETSLFGTQEAQGFDYFNNPGSKTYGFSAKFEF, encoded by the coding sequence ATGAAAAAGGTTTTACTCCTTTTTGCCATGCCCATGGCAATTGTCAGCCTGACTTATGCCCAGGAACGGCAGGTATCAGGTACAGTAAAGGGCAGTGACGGAAGCCCGGTACTTATGGCTACCATACAGATTAAAGGCACCACCACCGGCACTACTACCGACAGACAGGGAAATTTCCACCTCACGGTAAAAGACGCTAATGCAGTGCTTGTGGTGAGAAGCGTTGGCTTCCTCACCCGCGAAGTGACCGTTGGTGATAATCCTACTCTCAATATCGTCTTGCCGGTAGATACCAAAGCTTTGCAGGAAGTAGTGGTAACGGCCCTGGGTATACGCCAGGAGAAAAAAGCGCTTGGCTACGCTGCCCAGGATGTTAAAGGCGAAGAATTAGTCAGAACAGCTCCTTCCAACCCTCTTAGTGCCCTTTCCGGTAAAGTAGCCGGCGCCAGTATCGTGACCGCTTCCGGTACGCCTGGCGCCCCGGTGAGAGTACAGCTCCGTGGTGCAACGACCATCATGGGTAGCAACCAGCCATTATTTGTAATTGATGGTTTACCGGTGGACAATACAGAAACCAATACCTCCAGCGATGGCGGAGGCACCGCCGGTGTACTGCAATCCAACAGAATGGTGGACATCAACCCTGATGACGTGGAAAATATCACTATGCTGAAAGGGCCTGCTGCCGCAGCATTGTATGGTAGCATGGCATCCAACGGTGCTGTGATCATCACCACCAAAAAAGGAAAAAGAAATCCTGACGGCAGGTCATTTAATATCTCTTATGGTATTACTGTCAACTTCGACAAGGTAAGCCAGCTGCCGGAAAGACAAAACAAATATGCACAGGGTTACGGTGATCTTTCCCATCCGGGTGATGACGGCGGACCTAAAGCTTATTCTTTCGGACCGGCCATAGATACACTCGTATTTGACGGCAAACCATACCTGTGGGATAAAAATGGTATGCTGGTAGGCAGAAGCCAGAACCCTGGCGGTAAAGCGGCTATCGCTTACGATCCTTACCAGTTCTTCCGGACAGGCGTAGGTACACAGAACAACCTGGCCATCAGCGGCGCTACGCCCAATCTGACATACCGCGTGTCTGCTTCCATCTACAATCAGAAGGGGATGATCCCACTCACAGATTTTAAGAAGAACACTATCGCTTTCTCAACGGACTATAAATTCTCTGATAAGTTCAGCATGTTCAGCACAATGAACTATGTTAATTCAGGCGGCCGCCGCGCGCAGCAGGGCAGTAACCTGAGCGGTATCATGCTGGGCCTTCTGAGAACAACGCCTACATTCGATAACTCCAACGGCGCTTCTGATCCTACCGATCCTTCGGCTTATCTCCTCGGTGATAACAGCGGTGACCAGCGCAGCTACCGCGGCAGAGGTATCTATGACAACCCTTACTGGACTGTCAATATGAACCCTTTTAAAGACAACGTACAACGTTTCTTTGGCACGGTGGGCGGCGTTTACAAGCCTTTTGAGTGGTTGAGTATTACTGAAAGGTTTGGAGGCGATTATTCCCTGGACAATCGTAAACAGATCTATTCCAAAGGCTCCGGTGGTTTCCCCGACGGACAATATTTTGAAGATCAGCTTAGCACCCTGGTTATCAACAATGACCTGTTTGCTACGTTCACTAAAAAATCAGGCAACTTTGACTATTCCTTCCTCGTTGGTCAAAACGTGTACGATTATAAAACCAAGTACCTGCATACACAGGGCGATGGACTAAGCGGCAACGACTTTCAGGGCATTACCAACACTGGTAGCAATACTTTATCTATCGCAAATACCCAGCAACGCAGAGTGGCTTTCTATGGTAAAGCAAACGTAGCGTTCAACAATTACCTGTTCCTGGAACTGACCGGTCGTTACGAAGGTAACAGCACCTTGCCGGTGAAAAATCAGTTCTTCTTTTATCCCTCTGCCAGCCTCGGCTATGTGTTTACCGAAGGGCTGAAAATAAAGAGCGATGTGTTGTCCTATGGTAAAGTGCGTGTGGCCTTTTCCAGTGTAGGCCGTGGTCTCAATCCATATAGCCTGCAAACGTACTATGCACGTACTGCGCCTATTGACGGATGGACCAATGGTATTGTTTTCCCGTATAATGGCCTGGTAGGGTATTCCAAAAGCAGCACACTGGGCAATCCCAATCTGACCGCAGAAAAAACCAATCAGTTTGAAACAGGTGCGGAATTGCGCTTCTTTGACAATCGTGTAACAGTTGATTACACCTACTATAAAGGTAAAAGTAAAGGCTTGTTAAATCAGGTAAATATAGCGCCCAGCAGTGGTTATGGCTCCGCCTTTCTGAATGCTGCCTCTATGGAAAACCATGGTCATGAGTTGACGGTAGGCATCACGCCGGTCCGTAGCAAAAACCTGGACTGGACCCTGACATTCAACTATGCCCAGAACAGGAACAAGGTACTGGCGCTGGCTGAAGGTATTGACCGCTTCGACTTCAACGGCTTCACCGGTATTTTCGTTTCTGCTATCGTAGGTAAACAATATGGTTCCCTTTATGGCACCGGTTACCTGAAAGACGCACAGGGCCGCCTGGTTATTAATGATCAGGGCACGCCAGGCGATGGTTCTTACGGCTATCCGATCGTATATGATCCGTTGCAGTACCTGGGCGATGTAAACCCCAAATGGTCCGGCTCTGTAGGAAACATGTTCAACTTCAAAGGTATTATCCTCAGTTTCCTGATTGAAACCAAACAAGGTCAGAGTATGTGGAATGGCACCTGGGGCGCTATGACCAACTTTGGTACCAGTGCCAATACACTCGCCAGAGGTACTCAAACCACCTTTGATGGTGTAAAAGGACACCTGGACGGTAGCAATAATCTCGTTACCAAAGGAGAGAAAAACGATATCAAGGCTGATCTGAACGCTGACTATTACAGCGGTGTCGGCAGCGGCTTTGTGGTAAATGAGCCATTTATCCAGGATGCCAGCTGGGTAAGGCTGCGCGAAGTGTCTATCGGTTACAGGCTGACAGGCTCCAAAGTCTTCAAAAAACAGAAACCATGGTTCAATGCAGTAACGCTGACGGCTATAGGAAGAAACCTCTGGCTGCATACCAAATACACCGGCGTAGATCCTGAAACAAGTCTTTTCGGTACGCAGGAAGCACAAGGATTTGATTACTTCAACAACCCTGGCTCCAAAACCTACGGCTTCAGTGCAAAATTTGAGTTCTAA
- a CDS encoding DUF58 domain-containing protein, producing MSSTVKNNLYQQLFFSNRLYMGLGANILLFIISFFVPGLFNVAILIFVVLLVLLVLDMILLVLRPANIFQAVRTASPRFSNGDENDVVVACTNRYPFPVSATLVEELPFQFQDRNFAMKAKLGAGEAYEFRYKLRPVERGVYHFGYTYIFVQSALGIVNRRFVFNTEQDVQVYPSFQQLRHFSLYSYMNRLNEIGVHKRRVIGHSMEFDHIKPYTKGDDVRMLNWKATARSGNLMVNNYVEEKSQQVYCVIDKGRTMKMPFDGLTLLDYAINASLVFSNVALGKGDRAGLVTYNEGAVEVLPASNKKVQLNKILELLYSQETQWKESDLEALSVQLRSHLSQRSLLILFTNFESMSSLQRQLPYLRRLAKYHLVLVVFFENTELKRITEQEAVDVEAIYKQTIAQKFAYDKKLIVKELAKYGIMSLLSTPEHLTLNVVNKYLELKARTLI from the coding sequence ATGTCTTCAACTGTAAAAAACAACTTGTATCAGCAGCTGTTTTTCAGCAATCGCCTGTACATGGGACTGGGGGCCAACATCCTGTTGTTCATCATTTCCTTTTTTGTACCGGGGCTGTTCAATGTTGCCATATTGATTTTTGTGGTACTGCTGGTATTACTGGTGCTGGACATGATATTGCTGGTGCTGAGACCGGCCAATATCTTCCAGGCCGTGCGTACAGCCAGTCCCCGCTTTAGTAACGGGGATGAAAACGACGTAGTGGTCGCCTGCACCAACCGTTATCCTTTTCCGGTGTCTGCAACACTGGTGGAAGAGCTGCCATTCCAGTTCCAGGACCGTAATTTCGCTATGAAAGCGAAGTTGGGCGCCGGTGAAGCGTATGAATTCAGGTATAAGCTGCGTCCTGTGGAAAGAGGCGTATATCATTTCGGATATACCTATATTTTTGTACAGAGCGCGCTGGGTATCGTTAACCGCCGCTTCGTCTTCAACACCGAACAGGATGTGCAGGTGTATCCCAGCTTTCAGCAGTTGCGGCATTTCTCCCTGTATTCCTATATGAACCGGCTCAATGAGATAGGGGTGCATAAACGTCGTGTAATTGGCCACAGTATGGAGTTTGATCATATCAAGCCGTATACGAAGGGGGATGATGTGCGTATGCTCAACTGGAAAGCGACCGCCCGTTCCGGTAACCTGATGGTAAACAACTATGTGGAAGAAAAATCACAGCAGGTATACTGTGTGATCGACAAGGGACGTACCATGAAGATGCCTTTTGACGGACTGACGTTGTTGGACTATGCCATCAATGCTTCGCTGGTATTCAGCAATGTGGCGTTAGGCAAAGGCGACAGGGCAGGACTGGTAACGTATAATGAAGGTGCCGTGGAAGTGTTGCCGGCGAGCAATAAAAAAGTGCAGCTCAACAAGATACTGGAGTTGTTGTATTCGCAGGAAACACAATGGAAGGAGAGTGACCTGGAAGCATTAAGCGTACAGTTACGCAGTCATTTATCACAACGTTCCCTGCTGATATTATTCACCAATTTTGAATCGATGTCCAGCCTGCAGCGGCAGCTGCCTTATCTGCGGCGGCTGGCGAAGTACCACCTGGTGCTGGTCGTGTTTTTTGAGAATACGGAACTGAAGCGGATAACAGAGCAGGAGGCCGTGGACGTGGAAGCTATTTACAAGCAGACTATTGCGCAGAAGTTTGCCTACGATAAGAAACTGATCGTGAAAGAGCTGGCCAAATACGGCATTATGTCTTTATTGAGTACGCCGGAGCATCTGACGCTGAATGTGGTCAACAAATACCTGGAGCTGAAGGCGCGTACGCTGATTTAA
- a CDS encoding cob(I)yrinic acid a,c-diamide adenosyltransferase: protein MSLKIYTKTGDKGKTSLIGGTKVPKSDLRIDAYGTVDELNSYIGLVNDYMADPDTKTLLKEIQDRLFTVGAALACDPDKETKMRIPDLHEADILLLETSIDKMNEELPPMKHFILPGGHVAVSTCHIARCVCRRTERLCVGMQEQEMFIEPLVLKYINRLSDYLFVLARWTGHKLGVEEIPWKPRV from the coding sequence ATGTCTCTTAAAATATACACCAAAACAGGGGATAAAGGCAAAACCTCCCTGATAGGCGGTACCAAAGTACCCAAGAGCGATCTCCGCATAGATGCCTATGGCACCGTAGACGAACTGAACTCCTATATCGGTCTGGTCAACGATTACATGGCAGATCCGGACACCAAAACACTGCTGAAGGAAATACAGGACCGCCTGTTCACCGTCGGCGCAGCGCTCGCCTGCGATCCGGACAAAGAAACGAAAATGCGCATCCCCGACCTCCACGAAGCAGATATCCTACTGCTGGAAACCAGCATCGATAAAATGAATGAAGAACTGCCCCCCATGAAACACTTCATTCTGCCAGGCGGACATGTGGCCGTGTCCACCTGCCATATCGCCCGCTGTGTATGCCGCCGCACTGAAAGGCTCTGCGTAGGCATGCAGGAACAGGAGATGTTCATCGAACCGCTGGTCCTTAAATACATCAACCGCCTGAGTGACTACCTCTTTGTATTGGCCCGCTGGACCGGCCACAAGCTGGGCGTGGAAGAAATCCCCTGGAAACCAAGGGTATAG
- a CDS encoding deoxynucleoside kinase, with translation MAKQNKIKHIAIAGNIGAGKTTLTEMLCRHYKWHPQYEDVEHNPYLNDFYEDMPRWSFNLQVYFLNGRLKQLLEIQNGKETVIQDRTIYEDAHIFAPNLYEMGLMTKRDFDNYFNFFQTLKSMVKPPDLLIYLQASVPTLVAQIQKRGREYEENIRLDYLKRLNEYYNNWIEKYDEGPLLVIDIDKNKFPESDEDLGEIISKIDSQLHGLF, from the coding sequence ATGGCAAAACAAAATAAAATCAAACATATCGCGATCGCCGGCAATATCGGCGCGGGTAAAACCACCCTCACCGAAATGCTCTGCCGCCATTACAAATGGCATCCGCAGTATGAAGATGTAGAGCACAACCCATATCTGAACGATTTTTATGAGGATATGCCCCGTTGGTCTTTTAACCTGCAGGTATATTTCTTAAACGGCAGGCTGAAACAGCTGCTCGAAATCCAGAATGGAAAAGAGACAGTGATACAGGACCGCACTATCTACGAGGACGCGCATATTTTCGCGCCCAACCTGTATGAGATGGGACTGATGACCAAAAGGGATTTTGATAACTATTTCAACTTCTTTCAGACGCTGAAAAGTATGGTGAAACCACCGGACCTGCTGATTTACCTGCAGGCGTCCGTGCCCACGCTGGTAGCACAGATACAGAAAAGAGGAAGGGAATATGAGGAAAATATCCGGCTCGACTATCTCAAACGGCTAAACGAATATTACAACAACTGGATTGAAAAATATGATGAAGGTCCTTTGCTGGTGATTGATATTGATAAAAATAAATTCCCCGAGAGCGATGAAGACCTCGGAGAAATCATTTCAAAAATAGATTCCCAGCTGCACGGACTTTTCTGA
- a CDS encoding ABC transporter ATP-binding protein — protein sequence MQKSVIHLEDIRKSYFLGKNELPVLKGVSLDIFKNEYVALMGPSGSGKSTLMNILGCLDSPTAGKYILSGHDVSTMADNDLAGVRGKEIGFVFQQFNLMPRLTALENVAIPLIYAGIGKKEREEKAREMLERVKLGDRYKHKPNELSGGQCQRVAIARALVNDPSLILADEPTGNLDTKTSIEIMDIFGSIHASGNTVVLVTHEEDIADHARRIIRLRDGVIESDRVNEKKEALLKS from the coding sequence ATGCAAAAGTCCGTTATCCACCTGGAAGACATCAGAAAAAGCTATTTTTTAGGTAAAAATGAGCTACCGGTACTGAAGGGGGTATCCCTGGACATCTTTAAAAACGAGTATGTTGCCCTGATGGGACCTTCCGGCTCCGGTAAATCCACGCTGATGAACATTCTCGGATGCCTGGACTCCCCCACCGCCGGCAAATATATCCTGAGCGGCCACGACGTCAGCACCATGGCAGACAACGACCTGGCCGGCGTTCGCGGTAAAGAAATCGGCTTCGTTTTCCAACAGTTCAACCTCATGCCCCGCCTTACCGCTCTCGAAAATGTGGCCATCCCCCTCATCTACGCAGGTATCGGTAAAAAAGAAAGGGAGGAAAAAGCCCGCGAAATGCTCGAAAGAGTAAAACTGGGCGACCGTTACAAACACAAACCCAACGAACTGTCTGGTGGACAGTGCCAGCGTGTGGCCATCGCCCGTGCCCTCGTGAACGATCCCTCCCTCATCCTGGCCGATGAACCGACCGGTAACCTCGATACCAAAACCTCCATCGAAATCATGGACATATTCGGTAGCATCCACGCTTCGGGCAACACCGTCGTACTGGTGACGCACGAAGAAGATATTGCCGATCACGCCAGAAGGATCATCCGCCTGAGAGACGGTGTCATCGAGTCTGACAGGGTCAACGAGAAAAAAGAAGCCCTGCTCAAATCATGA
- the gatC gene encoding Asp-tRNA(Asn)/Glu-tRNA(Gln) amidotransferase subunit GatC has product MEVNDALVQQLADLARLEFNEQEKTAIRGDLQRMITFVEKLNELDTTDVKPLLHLTADYNVFREDKVTTTITREEGLQNAPAATSEYFEVPKVIKK; this is encoded by the coding sequence ATGGAAGTGAACGACGCCCTGGTACAACAGTTAGCCGACCTCGCCAGACTGGAATTCAACGAGCAGGAGAAAACCGCCATCCGTGGCGACCTTCAGCGGATGATCACCTTTGTGGAGAAACTCAATGAACTGGACACTACCGATGTAAAACCGTTGTTACATCTTACTGCTGACTATAATGTTTTCCGGGAAGACAAGGTGACGACCACCATCACCCGGGAAGAAGGCCTTCAAAACGCACCTGCGGCCACCTCTGAATACTTTGAGGTACCGAAAGTCATAAAGAAATAA